The Apium graveolens cultivar Ventura chromosome 11, ASM990537v1, whole genome shotgun sequence genome has a window encoding:
- the LOC141697525 gene encoding uncharacterized protein LOC141697525, with amino-acid sequence MANIVRSKKVSDPLDERVRARIIGADRFYNPVYVSSGSEHSSQHGDIEEDDAPCLSNLLCGYLDEHDVKEDRAWTDDDSDSDSDSDTNTNNDNQVHNEDFETLNKVIFDEGADEYRNVLLGQVTKATEIFWFVKSDVSVLRRNVMAFLRNNGYNAGICKTKWEKSGGLASGSYEFIDVLRSHDPKKRRYFIDLNFAPEFEIARRTSQYERLLQTLPNIFVGKSDNLKQIVRIMSDAVRRSLRSRELHLPPWRKNRFMQCKWFGKYKRTVNLVPASPVESAVKCRSVGFVPFMAATTRTR; translated from the coding sequence ATGGCGAATATTGTAAGGAGCAAAAAAGTGAGTGATCCGTTAGATGAAAGAGTAAGGGCGAGAATTATTGGTGCGGACCGGTTCTATAATCCGGTTTATGTTAGTAGCGGAAGTGAACATAGTTCTCAGCACGGCGATATCGAAGAAGATGATGCGCCATGTTTATCGAATCTGCTGTGCGGATATCTCGATGAGCATGATGTTAAAGAAGATCGGGCTTGGACAGATGATGACTCGGATTCGGATTCAGATTCGGATACAAATACGAATAATGATAATCAAGTGCACAACGAAGATTTCGAGACTTTGAATAAGGTGATTTTTGATGAAGGTGCGGATGAATATAGAAATGTTTTGCTAGGTCAAGTTACAAAAGCAACGGAAATATTTTGGTTCGTAAAATCAGATGTTTCGGTTTTACGACGAAACGTGATGGCATTTTTGCGAAATAATGGATACAATGCGGGAATTTGTAAAACAAAATGGGAGAAATCGGGAGGATTGGCATCCGGGAGCTACGAATTTATCGATGTTCTCCGATCTCATGATCCGAAAAAACGTCGTTATTTTATCGATCTTAATTTTGCTCCCGAGTTTGAAATCGCGAGACGTACGAGTCAGTACGAGCGATTATTACAAACCCTCCCGAATATTTTCGTCGGTAAGAGCGATAATTTAAAACAAATCGTACGAATAATGAGCGACGCTGTTAGAAGATCGTTACGAAGCCGAGAATTGCATCTCCCTCCGTGGCGAAAAAATCGGTTTATGCAGTGTAAGTGGTTCGGGAAGTACAAGAGGACGGTGAATTTAGTTCCGGCGTCGCCGGTGGAAAGTGCGGTGAAATGCCGGTCAGTTGGATTTGTTCCGTTCATGGCTGCGACAACTCGTACACGTTAG
- the LOC141697882 gene encoding uncharacterized protein LOC141697882 gives MATLANIFALLADSESENVSSIAGLDDTDVKPQENKKKNNKSGRGGGEKGKEGSHGDVKRNMGDNVVEQSYNGYVNGRGNRQGYNGHQNGYVSGRGNLQSYNGHQHNGSSNGYVNGSGNRGYGRVDKPVYKRFWQVKSIVGDGQANGKDGVNVTSHHPDNNRRARVTEIGPDQDFENDEVIASDGGNQNQEAVNSPVAEEVKASHGDTQEHKTCLGDTQEHKAEHGDTQESQGKVSVTTETEVLSKEELRERARLAKEQEEKKAKWHARQEEMKREMAMKTLKEYEEQKAIEKQKKAAKAILSVPQARALDKDLESMQVLSKEKKDDIYTKQKSKNGTTKKDVNIDKDAKVHKTMSNDEFMKLPTETKGDQDGPGSVRSEDSVENTNGGGRGRGVVFRNYNNSNQGGGRGRGRVFRNYENSNQGGGRGRDGVFRNYKNSNQGGTGRRGRSNSRDSEKNENYNRGGIGRGRVYTRNRAPDLSETSIFPVLAEATKPKERSQGTQIIT, from the exons ATGGCTACTTTGGCCAATATTTTCGCTCTCTTGGCCGACAGTGAAAGCGAAAACGTTTCCTCCATTGCAGGGCTTGACGACACTGACGTAAAGCCTCAGGAGAATAAGAAGAAAAATAATAAATCTG GAAGAGGTGGAGGAGAAAAAGGGAAAGAGGGGAGCCATGGTGACGTTAAGAGGAATATGGGCGATAATGTAGTGGAGCAGAGTTATAATGGCTATGTTAATGGTAGGGGAAATCGTCAGGGTTATAATGGTCATCAAAATGGCTATGTTAGTGGTAGGGGAAATCTTCAGAGTTATAATGGGCATCAGCATAACGGAAGCTCAAATGGCTATGTGAATGGTAGTGGAAATCGTGGTTATGGCCGGGTGGATAAACCTGTCTACAAGAGATTTTGGCAGGTAAAGAGCATTGTTGGGGATGGGCAGGCTAATGGCAAGGATGGAGTCAATGTGACTAGTCATCATCCGGATAACAATAGGCGTGCTAGGGTGACTGAAATTGGACCTGATCAAGACTTTGAGAATGATGAGGTGATAGCTTCCGATGGAGGTAATCAGAATCAAGAAGCAGTTAACAGTCCTGTTGCTGAGGAAGTAAAGGCTTCTCATGGTGATACTCAAGAGCACAAGACTTGTCTTGGTGATACTCAAGAGCATAAGGCCGAACATGGTGATACTCAAGAGAGTCAAGG AAAAGTGTCTGTCACAACTGAGACTGAGGTTCTGTCTAAGGAAGAGCTACGTGAAAGAGCTAGATTAGCTAAAGAGCAAGAAGAAAAGAAAGCAAAGTGGCATGCTAGACAAGAGGAGATGAAGAGAGAAATGGCG ATGAAGACATTAAAAGAGTACGAGGAGCAGAAGGCTATTGAGAAGCAGAAGAAGGCTGCGAAGGCAATTTTGAGCGTTCCACAGGCACGTGCACTTGACAAAGATTTAGAGTCTATGCAGGTTCTCTCTAAAGAGAAAAAAGACGACATTTACACAAAACAG AAATCCAAGAATGGAACTACCAAGAAGGATGTCAATATCGACAAGGATGCGAAAGTTCACAAG ACAATGAGCAATGACGAATTTATGAAGCTACCAACAGAAACTAAAGGTGATCAAGATGGTCCAGGCAGTGTAAGGAGTGAAGACTCTGTAGAAAATACGAACGGAGGTGGAAGAGGGAGGGGTGTAGTTTTCAGGAATTACAACAATTCGAACCAGGGTGGTGGAAGAGGCAGGGGTAGAGTTTTCAGGAATTACGAAAACTCGAACCAGGGTGGTGGAAGAGGTAGGGATGGAGTTTTCAGAAATTACAAAAACTCAAACCAGGGTGGAACCGGAAGAAGAGGTAGGAGCAACTCCAGAGATTCcgaaaaaaatgaaaattataaCCGCGGTGGCATTGGAAGGGGTCGTGTATACACCAGGAACAGGGCTCCTGATTTAAGTGAAACCAGCATTTTCCCCGTCCTTGCTGAAGCCACAAAACCTAAGGAAAGATCTCAGGGAACACAGATTATAACTTAA